A genomic region of Ornithorhynchus anatinus isolate Pmale09 chromosome 7, mOrnAna1.pri.v4, whole genome shotgun sequence contains the following coding sequences:
- the RPL7 gene encoding 60S ribosomal protein L7, with the protein RQEGAGGRGPARQEGGRRARPAAPRRGRRARPAAPRRGRRARPAAPRRGRRARPAAPRRGRPARPAAPRRGRPARRRPRRDPLVGAQEGAAGGPAGAKKAPSGEAGGAKKGPSGEAGGAKKGPSGEAGGAKKGPSGEAGGAKKGPSGEAGGARRDRPVRPAAPRKHPPGDRAALRKTSAGLRAAQERRQPADRAAPRRRQQRTGWHQEEKRPPLGPGGAKKAPGGAKRKATGGQPGSAKKKKVPAVEAGSVKKAPAGEPGSAKKKAPEAGGAKKAPAGEPESVKKVPAAKVGSAKKPPAGEPGSAKKVLPSVPETLRKKRKAFAELRARRLKQLLAQKQLRKAQRKVIYKRAEAYHKEYRQMYRREIRMARMARKVGNYYVPAEPKLAFVIRIRGINGVSPKVRKVLQLLRLRQIFNGTFVKLNKASVNMLRIVEPYIAWGYPNLKSVNDLIYKRGYGKIRNQRIALTDNSLIQRSLGKHGIICMEDLIHEIYTVGKNFKAANNFLWPFKLSSPRGGMKKKTTHFVEGGDAGNREDQINRLVRRMN; encoded by the exons CGCCAAGAAGGGGCCGGCGGGCGAGGGCCGGCGCGCCAAGAAGGGGGCCGGCGGGCGAGGCCGGCGGCGCCAAGAAGGGGCCGGCGGGCGAGGCCGGCGGCGCCAAGAAGGGGCCGGCGGGCGAGGCCGGCGGCGCCAAGAAGGGGCCGGCGGGCGAGGCCGGCGGCGCCAAGAAGGGGCCGTCCGGCGAGGCCGGCGGCGCCAAGAAGGGGCCGTCCGGCGAGGCGGCGGCCAAGAAGGGACCCTCTGGTTGGTGCCCAAGAAGGCGCCGCCGGTGGGCCCGCTGGTGCCAAGAAAGCACCATCGGGTGAAGCCGGCGGCGCCAAGAAGGGACCGTCCGGTGAAGCCGGCGGCGCCAAGAAGGGACCTTCCGGTGAAGCCGGCGGCGCCAAGAAGGGACCTTCCGGTGAAGCCGGCGGCGCCAAGAAGGGACCGTCCGGTGAGGCCGGCGGCGCAAGAAGGGACCGTCCGGTGAGGCCG GCGGCGCCAAGAAAGCACCCGCCGGGGGACAGGGCGGCATTAAGAAAGACTTCCGCGGGGCTCAGGGCAGCGCAAGAAAGACGCCAACCGGCGGACCGGGCGGCGCCAAGAAGACGGCAGCAGCGGACCGGGTGGCATCAAGAGGAAAAGCGCCCGCCGCTGGGGCCGGGCGGTGCCAAGAAGGCGCCCGGCGGTGCCAAGAGGAAGGCGACGGGCGGGCAGCCCGGAAGCGCCAAGAAGAAGAAGGTGCCCGCCGTCGAGGCCGGAAGCGTGAAGAAGGCGCCGGCCGGGGAGCCGGGCAGCGCCAAGAAGAAGGCGCCCGAGGCCGGAGGCGCCAAGAAGGCGCCCGCCGGGGAGCCGGAGAGCGTCAAGAAGGTCCCCGCCGCCAAGGTCGGAAGCGCCAAGAAGCCGCCGGCCGGGGAGCCCGGAAGCGCCAAGAAGGTGTTGCCCTCGGTTCCCGAAACCCTCCGGAAAAAGCGGAAGGCTTTCGCGGAGCTGAGGGCCCGGCGTTTGAAGCAGCTGTTGGCCCAAAAGCAG CTGCGCAAGGCCCAGAGGAAGGTCATCTACAAGCGAGCGGAAGCCTACCACAAGGAATACCGGCAGATGTACCGTCGCGAGATCCGCATGGCCCGCATGGCCCGGAAGGTCGGCAACTACTACGTCCCCGCCGAGCCCAAGCTGGCTTTCGTCATCCGGATCAGAGG GATCAACGGCGTGAGCCCCAAGGTACGCAAGGTGCTCCAGCTCCTCCGCCTCCGTCAGATTTTCAACGGCACCTTCGTGAAGCTCAACAAGGCCTCCGTCAACATGCTGCGGATCGTGGAGCCCTACATCGCCTGGGG TTACCCCAACCTGAAGTCGGTCAACGACCTGATCTACAAGCGAGGTTACGGCAAGATCAGGAACCAGCGGATCGCCCTGACGGACAATTCCCTCATCCAGAGGTCGCTCG GCAAGCACGGCATCATCTGCATGGAAGACCTCATCCACGAGATCTACACGGTGGGCAAGAACTTCAAGGCGGCCAACAACTTCCTGTGGCCCTTCAAGCTGTCTTCCCCCCGAGGCGGGATGAAGAAGAAGACGACGCATTTTGTGGAAGGGGGGGACGCCGGCAACAGGGAAGATCAGATCAACAGGCTCGTGAGGAGGATGAACTGA
- the RDH10 gene encoding retinol dehydrogenase 10, translating into MHIALELVWVGVKVAWAFVSCAGRWLLRAKEKSVAGEVCLITGAGGGLGRLFALEFARRRALLVLWDINSRSNEETAGLVRQVYRDLDPRARGRRGAPPRPDGEEEEEEEGLPPGGLQVYTYTCDVGKRESVYSTAERVRQEVGEVSVLVNNAGVVSGHHLLECPDELIERTMMVNCHAHFWTTKAFLPSMLNTNHGHIVTVASSLGLFSTAGVEDYCASKFGVVGFHESLSHELKAAEKDGVKTTLVCPYLVDTGMFRGCRIRKEIEPFLPPLKPDYCVQQAMRAILTDQPMICTPRLMYIVTFMKSILPFEAVVCMYRFLGADKCMYPFIAQRQQATNNNEAKNAI; encoded by the exons ATGCACATCGCGCTGGAGCTGGTGTGGGTGGGGGTGAAGGTGGCCTGGGCCTTCGTGTCGTGCGCGGGCCGCTGGCTGCTGCGGGCCAAGGAGAAGAGCGTGGCGGGGGAGGTGTGCCTCAtcaccggggcgggcgggggcctggGCCGCCTCTTCGCGCTGGAGTTCGCCCGCCGCCGGGCGCTGCTGGTGCTCTGGGACATCAACAGCCGCAGCAACGAGGAGACGGCCGGACTCGTCCGACAGGTCTACCGGGACCTCGACCCCCGCGCCCGGGGCCGCCGcggagccccgccccgccccg acggcgaggaggaggaggaggaggagggcctgccGCCGGGCGGCCTGCAGGTGTACACGTACACCTGCGACGTGGGCAAGAGGGAGAGCGTGTACTCCACGGCGGAGCGCGTGCgccaggaggtgggcgaggtgTCGGTGCTGGTGAACAACGCCGGGGTGGTGTCCGGCCACCACCTGCTGGAGTGCCCCGACGAGCTCATCGAGAGGACCATGATGGTCAACTGCCACGCGCACTTCTGG ACCACTAAGGCCTTCCTGCCCTCCATGCTGAACACCAACCACGGCCACATCGTCACGGTGGCCAGCTCCTTGGGACTCTTCAGCACCGCCGGGGTGGAG gattaCTGCGCCAGCAAATTCGGGGTGGTGGGCTTTCACGAGTCGCTGAGCCACGAACTCAAGGCGGCCGAGAAGGACGGCGTCAAAACGACCCTGGTCTGTCCCTACCTCGTGGACACGGGCATGTTCCGCGGCTGCAGGATCCG gaAGGAGATCGAGCCCTTCCTGCCTCCGCTGAAGCCCGACTACTGCGTCCAGCAGGCCATGCGGGCCATCCTCACCGACCAGCCCATGATCTGCACGCCCCGCCTCATGTACATCGTCACCTTCATGAAGAG CATCCTGCCGTTCGAAGCGGTGGTGTGCATGTATCGCTTCCTGGGCGCCGACAAGTGCATGTATCCCTTCATCGCCCAGAGGCAGCAAGCCACCAACAACAACGAAGCCAAGAACGCCATCTGA